AGCCGTCCCCTGAAATGTTCGGCAATATCCTCTATCGGGCGTTCGCCCCGGATGGTTCGGGAAAAAACCGACCGCACGACCATCGCCATATTGCGCACGCGGTGCTGAAGGTCGGTCACGAGCACCCGCAGACTCGCCTCGCTTTGACGCAACGCTTGCTCGGCCTCCTTGCGCGCCATGATATCGATGCTCATGCCGATCCACTTGCCGATGCTGTCGTCCCCGGTCCGGAGCGGTACGATATACAAGCGGCTCCATCGATAGCCGCCTCCCTCCGTCTGCAGCCGCGCCTCGATGTCGAGACTTCTTCCTCGCGCCACTGCCGCGCACCACCGCCGCCGGGCGCCACGGCGCTCGTCGGGGTGGAGCGCGGCGATCCACCCATGCTCGAGAAGCTCGGCAAGCGATTGGCCGGTGTGGCGGCGCCACGCGGGACAGTCCGATATCATGATGCCGCGCGCGTCGGTCTCCCAAACCGCCTGCGCGAGTCCATCGACCAGCGCCTTCGCGCCGACCTCGGCCTTGCATCGCATGCCTTGATCGGGAACATCTTTGGTCATGATCGCATCACGCATCATCGAAGATCAATATTCGCCAACATGGCTTTGGTGAGGCGCCCTCCGGATCTCGGCTAGCCACCCTTCCTGACGTTGCGGTCATCTGGCGCCTCATGGGCGTGGAGATAGAGATCGCTGAAGTCCGCAAGATCGCAGAGACGATCGAGGTCACCGATCCGAATGCGCCTGCCGTTGCGCAGGATCGCTCCCGCGCGTTCCAGCTCCTTCAGCGTGCGGTTGATATGTACCGGCGTGAGCCCGAGCAGGTCGGCGAGCTGCTCTTGGGTTATCGGCAGGTCGCTCTCTACAAGGCTCGTGGCGCTGATCGCCAGACGGTGATGAATTTCGCAGATCAGGTGAGCGAGCCGCGCAAGCGCATTGCGGCGCCCGATGTTGAGCAGCCATTCGCGGCCGATCGATGCCTCGATCACGATGTCGACGACCACCGCGCGAGCAAGCGACGAGCGCGCCATGATCAGCCGCTCGAGTTCGCGGTTGGGAACGATCGCCAGTTCGACCGAGGTCAGCGTCTGAACCGTATGATCGGCTCGGCCGAGATAGAGCGACTGGAAATCGAGCGGGTCGCCCGGAAGCTTGAGCGCGACGATCTGTCGTCCGCCGTCGCCGGTCATTTTGTGCCGATAGGCAAAACCCGCAAGCAGGATCGGGCAAATGTCGCACCGTTCGCCTTCGCGAATGATGATGCTGCCCGGATCAAGACGACGCCGCGTGAAGGGGAGAGCGGCGATCGCATTCTGGTCGTCGGTCGAGAGAAGGCTGTGATTCAAAAGCTTGCGTAGCAGAAGATCGACGCCGCGGGGGGCAAGTTCAGGAGGCATGACGCGGTTCACCTCCCCCGTGCGAAATTTCGCTCGCGCCTCCTCGGGCGCGTTGCATCAAGGTGGATTCGCGCGACGCGCACCTATCCCGGGGGCGTCTGCCGCCTGATCGATTGCTCGGCATCATATGTCCTTCGCCTGTTGCCGATAAGGACGCACGCGCCACGCAAGGGTTGCGGCGGGCTGCGATGCGGCGCGCAAGCTTTTGGTCGCGTTTATGACGCGGGTTAGGGCATTCGAGCGCGGAGGCGAGCGGGCCGGTGCAGAGCGGGGCGGCAATGGCGCGCTTGACGGCGGCCGATCAAACTGGCAATCGCCGCCGACCTTGGCGATGCGGGTATAGCATAGTGGTAATGCTCTAGCCTTCCAAGCTAGCTAGGCGGGTTCGATTCCCGCTACCCGCTCCAAGGGCCTGTTTCAGGCCGTCCCAACATCTTTACAATCCGAAAAAAACGGCGGTATTCTGCCATTTATCGGCTCACGACGTTTTGCTCCATCTCAGGGCAGCTCCCCAAAGTGGGGGCCTAGTAGGGGCCGATTCAAGCTCTCAGTCCCCTCGTTTGGGGGCCTCGGATTGAAGGATCGGACATGCAGTTGACAGACGCCGCCGTTCGCCAGGCGAAGCCCAAGGACAAATCCTATAAAATGGCGGACAGTCAGGGACTCTACATTCAGGTCATGCCGTCGGGCAGCAAGCACTGGAAGATGAAGTATCGATTCGCCGGCCGCGAAAAGAAGCTGAGTTTCGGCGAATATCCTCGGGTTTCCCTTCGCGATGCGCGCAGCCTTCGCGACGAAGCGCGCAATCAGATCACGAAGGGCATTGATCCGTCCCTCGAAAAGCGCCGGAATCGGCTTCGTGGGCATGTCGCGGCCGGGAATAGCTTCAGCGATATCAGTCGTGAATATTGCGACAAGCGACGCCGCGATGGCGACAAGGCATGGGCGCCTTCGACCGCGAAGAGGTGCGAATATCTTCTGAGCCTGCTGGACAGCTCGATTGGCAAAATGCCGATCGACGAGATCGAGCCAATTGATGTGCTTGCGGCGGTTCGAAAGATAGAGGCCAAGGGGAAACTGGAGAGCTCGCGGCGGACGATGCAGCTCGCTGGAGCGGTCTTTCGCTATGCAGTTGCGTCGGCCCGCCTGAAGTCGGATCCGACCCGCGACCTGCGCGGAGCGCTCATCAATCCCACCGTCACACATTATGGCGCGATCACGGATGCGAGTCAGGTCGGACCGCTCTTGCGTGCCATCGACGCGTACAAGAGCCAGGGCATGACCGATTGGGCCTTGAAGCTGGCGCCGCATGTGTTCGTGCGTCCGGGAGAGTTGCGCAGCGCCCAGTGGGAGGAATTTGACCTCGAAGCCCGCGTCTGGACCATTCCCGCCGAGAAGACCAAGATGCGCAAACCGCATCATGTGCCGCTGTCTCGCCAATCGGTCGAGCTGGTCGAACAAATTCGGTCGATTACCGCGCCATGGAGCTATATTTTTCCGTCTTTATGGTCACGGAAGCGCCCGATGTCCGACAACACGCTCAATGCCGCGCTCAGGCGGATGGGCTACGCCAGTAGCGAAATGACGGCGCACGGTTTTCGGGCGATGGCCAGCACGCTCCTCAATGAATCCGGCAAATGGTCCTATGATGCGATCGAACGCGCGCTGGCGCATGGCGACAACAATCGGGTGCGCGCGGCCTATCATCGCGGCGCGCATTGGGAGGAGCGCGTTACCATGGCGCAATGGTGGTCCGACTATCTCGACGAGCGGCGGGCCGATGTTGGTCAAAAGGGCGACGAGGGATCAGCGCTTTCAGCGGCGCCGGAAATCACATCCTCAAGTTCGGGCAGTGTTGTGATCAATCATGATCTTGGATGGCGGCGATCGCGCGGCCGTCGCTAGGATCACAACTCGCGATCAAGCTGTTTGCCGGAATGTTGCCACACGCCTTGCATAAGTCAGGGTTTGTTCCTATGAATGATTTTATAGAATTTCATTCAGGAGAATGGTGTGGCAACGCAGCTCGCCTCGCAGACGGATCAGGGCCGGGTTCTTTCGGAAGCCGTCGCGCGCGTCGCGGCGTGCTGGAAATTGACCAACGACCAATTGGGCGCGGTTGTCGGCATTTCTGCAGCTACCGCGTCGCGTCTGCGTTCGGGCAGCTATCAGCTTCAACGGTCCGAAAAGGCGTTCGAGCTCGGGCAATATCTGGTCCGGCTGTTTCGCAGCCTCGACGCCCTTATGGGGAGCGACGATGCCGCGTCGATGTCCTGGCTGAAATCCGAGAACATCGATCTGGGCGGCAGGCCGATCGACTTGATCCGCTCCATTCGCGGGCTGAGCGACGTCGCCGACTATGTCGATGACTACCGCGCCCGCGTCTGAGCGATCGCCGAAGCCCGAGCATTTTCGCGCCTATCGCGGAAAGCTCTGGCGGATCGTCGAGGCACAGCATCGCATTTCCACGAACCGCCTTGCCGCCGGTGCCGACGATCAGGCTCTGCTCGAACAGTTGGTAG
This DNA window, taken from Sphingopyxis sp. PAMC25046, encodes the following:
- a CDS encoding MbcA/ParS/Xre antitoxin family protein; the encoded protein is MATQLASQTDQGRVLSEAVARVAACWKLTNDQLGAVVGISAATASRLRSGSYQLQRSEKAFELGQYLVRLFRSLDALMGSDDAASMSWLKSENIDLGGRPIDLIRSIRGLSDVADYVDDYRARV
- a CDS encoding Crp/Fnr family transcriptional regulator, producing the protein MPPELAPRGVDLLLRKLLNHSLLSTDDQNAIAALPFTRRRLDPGSIIIREGERCDICPILLAGFAYRHKMTGDGGRQIVALKLPGDPLDFQSLYLGRADHTVQTLTSVELAIVPNRELERLIMARSSLARAVVVDIVIEASIGREWLLNIGRRNALARLAHLICEIHHRLAISATSLVESDLPITQEQLADLLGLTPVHINRTLKELERAGAILRNGRRIRIGDLDRLCDLADFSDLYLHAHEAPDDRNVRKGG
- a CDS encoding HWE histidine kinase domain-containing protein — translated: MMRDAIMTKDVPDQGMRCKAEVGAKALVDGLAQAVWETDARGIMISDCPAWRRHTGQSLAELLEHGWIAALHPDERRGARRRWCAAVARGRSLDIEARLQTEGGGYRWSRLYIVPLRTGDDSIGKWIGMSIDIMARKEAEQALRQSEASLRVLVTDLQHRVRNMAMVVRSVFSRTIRGERPIEDIAEHFRGRLDSLARTQVMLAQHQDGPVDLENLIRDELLGAGVQEGPRLSIEGPDVGLNPVQTELLALAFHELTTNALKYGALRVPGGRLKIVWRLNAGHDGHRQLDLEWAEYGVPAIPVRPAYRGFGMEWIMDALPYRLGAETHVEFLGGGVRCSFSLPLPERDDTASAM
- a CDS encoding integrase arm-type DNA-binding domain-containing protein — translated: MQLTDAAVRQAKPKDKSYKMADSQGLYIQVMPSGSKHWKMKYRFAGREKKLSFGEYPRVSLRDARSLRDEARNQITKGIDPSLEKRRNRLRGHVAAGNSFSDISREYCDKRRRDGDKAWAPSTAKRCEYLLSLLDSSIGKMPIDEIEPIDVLAAVRKIEAKGKLESSRRTMQLAGAVFRYAVASARLKSDPTRDLRGALINPTVTHYGAITDASQVGPLLRAIDAYKSQGMTDWALKLAPHVFVRPGELRSAQWEEFDLEARVWTIPAEKTKMRKPHHVPLSRQSVELVEQIRSITAPWSYIFPSLWSRKRPMSDNTLNAALRRMGYASSEMTAHGFRAMASTLLNESGKWSYDAIERALAHGDNNRVRAAYHRGAHWEERVTMAQWWSDYLDERRADVGQKGDEGSALSAAPEITSSSSGSVVINHDLGWRRSRGRR